The following are from one region of the Aquila chrysaetos chrysaetos chromosome 23, bAquChr1.4, whole genome shotgun sequence genome:
- the NCK2 gene encoding cytoplasmic protein NCK2 — MTEEVIVIAKWDYTAQQDQELDIKKNERLWLLDDSKTWWRVRNAANKTGYVPSNYVERKNSLKKGSLVKNLKDTLGLGKTKRKTSARDASPTPSTDAEYPSNGSSADRIYDLNIPAYVKFAYVAEREDELSLVKGSRVIVMEKCSDGWWRGSYNGQIGWFPSNYVVEEVEEATADSPSFLSLRKGASMSNGQGTKVLHVVQTLYPFSSVTEEELNFEKGETMEVIEKPENDPEWWKCKNSRGQIGLVPKNYVVIISDGPTINTSHPPQISYTGPSSTGRFAGREWYYGNVTRHQAECALNERGVEGDFLVRDSESSPSDFSVSLKASGKNKHFKVQLVDNVYCIGQRRFNTMDELVEHYKKAPIFTSEHGEKLYLVKALQ; from the exons ATGACAGAAGAAGTTATTGTTATTGCAAAGTGGGATTACACTGCACAGCAGGACCAAGAACTTGACATCAAGAAAAATGAGCGTCTTTGGCTATTAGATGATTCCAAGACATGGTGGAGGGTAAGAAACGCGGCCAACAAAACGGGATACGTGCCATCAAATTATGTGGAGCGAAAAAACAGCTTGAAGAAAGGTTCTCTGGTTAAAAATCTAAAAGACACATTGG GTTTGGGAAAAACCAAGAGAAAGACGAGCGCGAGAGACGCCTCACCCACTCCTAGTACGGACGCAGAATACCCATCCAACGGCAGCAGCGCCGACCGGATTTATGATCTTAACATTCCAGCCTACGTGAAGTTTGCCTATGTCGCAGAGAGGGAGGATGAACTGTCCCTCGTTAAAGGATCCCGAGTGATTGTCATGGAGAAGTGCAGCGACGGCTGGTGGAGAGGTAGCTACAATGGACAGATTGGCTGGTTTCCTTCGAACTATGTGGTAGAGGAGGTTGAGGAGGCAACTGCAGATTCACCCAGCTTTCTCAGCTTAAGGAAAGGCGCTTCCATGAGTAACGGCCAGGGCACCAAAGTACTCCACGTTGTTCAGACACTGTATCCATTCAGCTCCGTCACAGAAGAAGAGCTCAATTTTGAAAAAGGGGAGACGATGGAAGTCATTGAAAAGCCAGAAAACGACCCAGAATGgtggaaatgtaaaaattcCAGAGGGCAAATTGGTCTTGTTCCTAAAAACTATGTAGTAATCATTAGCGATGGTCCTACCATTAACACTTCCCATCCGCCTCAGATAAGCTACACGGGACCATCTTCCACCGGACGGTTTGCTGGAAGAGAGTGGTATTACGGGAATGTTACCCGACACCAAGCAGAATGTGCCCTGAACGAAAGGGGAGTGGAAGGAGACTTCCTTGTTAGAGATAGTGAATCTTCG CCCAGTGACTTCTCGGTATCTCTAAAGGCGTCGGGGAAGAACAAACATTTCAAGGTGCAGCTCGTGGACAATGTCTATTGTATTGGTCAGCGTCGCTTTAATACTATGGATGAGTTGGTGGAACACTACAAAAAGGCTCCCATCTTCACCAGTGAACACGGGGAAAAGCTATATCTTGTGAAAGCACTTCAGTGA